A window of Panicum virgatum strain AP13 chromosome 8K, P.virgatum_v5, whole genome shotgun sequence contains these coding sequences:
- the LOC120643786 gene encoding probable LRR receptor-like serine/threonine-protein kinase At3g47570: METITVGQLLFLLIICSTHVVLGSFNGNETDRLSLVEFKKAITRDPQQVMLSWNDSTHFCSWEGVLCRVKNPHRVTSLNLSGRGLVGNISPSIGNLTFLRYLLLPDNGFMGQIPPPLGHLRRIQHIYLSNNTLQGEIPDFTNCSSLKGIWLAGNRLVGQMPTYANLPPLLEKLEISRNNLTGIIPPSISNITALIGLNIGSNNIDGEIPSEIGKFPMLQVFLSSGNKLSGRFQPAILNLSSLVRLYLASNYLNGELPSNLGTSLPNLQTFGLYNNLFKGHFPISLVNASKLFLLDMSKNNFTGVVPSSIGKLKELSLLNLEYNQFLAHDKRDWDFMYSLFNCTKLQILSLQTNQLEGKIPISFGNLSVWLQYLLLGSNKISGDFPTGIENLRNLIALGLEGNQFTGPIPERLGTLNKLQRLSLFNNIFTGSIPPSLSNLSRLEELFLNSNKLDGKIPPSLGNLKVLELLEISTNNLHGSIPKEIFGIPTTVQIGLSSNSLSGPLPLEIGNAMQLQYLYLSTNNLSSTIPDALGNCESLEDIELGQNFFAGSIPASLGNIRNLQVLNMSRNQLSGSIPKSFGDLQFLEQLDLSFNHLEGEVPKNGIFRNATAILIDGNKWFCGGPEVLHLPACSITHTSFATKKKGLIVLKVMIPLASIVSLVAVIAVLSLLYKKRQKRKFMTIPSFGRSFPKVSYNVLARATDGFSASNLIGSGKYSSVYKGECFQDGNVVAIKVFSLHTRGAQKSFVAECNALRNLRHRNLVPILTACSSIDSEGNDFKALIYEFMPRGDLHKVLYSNGGDENSSNLNHITLGERLSIVVDVADALEYLHHSNQGSMVHCDLKPSNILLDENKTAHVGDFGLARFKVDPTALSLGNSNSTSSIAIKGTVGYVAPEYAGGGEVSTAADVYSFGVVLLEIFIRKRPTDDMFKDGLSIVSFTEMNFPDRVLEIVDPQLLQELILGQETQKAIDEKDVQCLTSMLNIGLCCTKTSPSERNSMQEVAAKLHGIKDAYLRVN; encoded by the exons ATGGAGACTATCACAGTTGGACAGCTTCTCTTTCTTCTAATTATTTGCAGTACACACGTTGTCCTTGGCTCCTTTAATGGCAATGAGACAGATCGGCTATCATTGGTTGAATTCAAGAAGGCAATCACTCGTGATCCACAGCAAGTCATGTTGTCCTGGAATGACAGCACTCACTTCTGCAGTTGGGAAGGGGTCTTGTGCCGTGTGAAGAATCCACATCGTGTCACTTCCCTTAACCTCAGTGGTCGTGGCTTAGTAGGGAACATTTCTCCATCAATAGGAAATTTAACATTCTTAAGATATCTATTACTTCCAGATAATGGGTTCATGGGACAAATTCCTCCACCTCTAGGTCATTTGCGTCGCATCCAGCATATATACTTGAGTAATAACACACTCCAAGGGGAGATACCTGATTTCACAAACTGTTCAAGTCTCAAGGGGATATGGCTGGCTGGCAATCGCCTCGTGGGACAAATGCCTACATATGCTAATTTGCCTCCTCTCCTTGAGAAGTTGGAGATTTCCCGTAATAATCTTACTGGAATAATTCCACCTTCCATTTCTAATATTACGGCATTAATTGGACTCAATATCGGGAGTAATAATATTGATGGAGAAATCCCAAGTGAAATTGGGAAGTTTCCAATGCTACAAGTCTTTCTCTCTTCAGGGAATAAGCTGTCAGGAAGGTTTCAACCAGCCATCCTTAATTTATCTTCTCTTGTAAGACTCTATCTTGCCTCCAATTATCTTAATGGAGAGTTGCCGTCCAATCTTGGTACTTCATTACCCAATCTACAAACGTTCGGTTTATATAACAACCTCTTTAAAGGGCATTTCCCAATTTCATTGGTAAATGCGTCTAAGCTATTCTTGCTCGACATGTCAAAGAATAATTTCACTGGGGTGGTCCCTAGTTCTATTGGCAAACTGAAGGAACTGTCCTTGTTAAATCTTGAATACAATCAATTCCTTGCACATGACAAGCGAGACTGGGATTTCATGTATAGCCTATTCAATTGCACAAAGTTACAAATATTGTCATTACAGACGAATCAGCTTGAAGGAAAGATACCAATTTCTTTTGGCAACCTTTCTGTGTGGCTTCAGTACTTGCTTCTTGGAAGCAACAAAATATCGGGGGATTTTCCTACTGGTATAGAAAACCTTCGCAACCTGATAgctcttggattggagggaaATCAGTTTACAGGTCCCATTCCAGAAAGGCTAGGAACCCTAAACAAATTGCAGAGATTATCTTTATTCAACAATATCTTTACAGGCAGTATTCCGCCCTCCCTCTCAAACTTATCTCGACTGGAAGAGCTCTTTCTAAACTCCAACAAGTTGGATGGAAAGATCCCCCCAAGCCTGGGAAACCTCAAAGTCCTCGAATTACTTGAAATTTCCACCAACAATCTTCACGGTAGCATACCAAAGGAGATTTTCGGCATTCCTACAACAGTACAGATCGGGTTATCTTCCAATAGCCTAAGCGGACCACTTCCTCTTGAAATAGGCAATGCCATGCAACTACAATATCTGTATCTTTCAACAAATAACCTGTCCAGCACTATCCCTGACGCATTAGGCAACTGTGAAAGTTTGGAAGACATTGAGTTGGGTCAGAATTTTTTTGCTGGCAGCATTCCAGCATCATTAGGTAACATACGCAACTTGCAAGTACTCAATATGTCTCGCAATCAATTATCAGGATCTATACCAAAGTCTTTCGGTGATCTACAATTTCTTGAGCAACTAGATTTGTCATTCAACCATCTTGAGGGTGAAGTCCCAAAAAATGGTATATTTAGGAACGCAACTGCTATACTCATCGATGGAAATAAGTGGTTTTGTGGTGGGCCAGAAGTGCTACACCTACCAGCATGTTCTATTACACATACAAGTTTTGCAACTAAGAAAAAAGGTTTGATAGTGCTAAAAGTAATGATCCCATTAGCCAGCATTGTGTCACTTGTTGCAGTCATTGCAGTTCTCTCGCTATTGTACAAGAAAAGACAAAAGAGAAAATTTATGACCATCCCTTCTTTTGGGAGGAGTTTTCCCAAGGTTTCCTATAATGTTCTTGCCAGAGCAACTGATGGGTTCTCAGCATCAAATTTAATTGGCAGTGGAAAATATAGTTCTGTATACAAAGGTGAGTGTTTTCAAGATGGAAATGTGGTTGCTATCAAAGTTTTCAGCCTACACACAAGAGGGGCACAAAAGAGCTTCGTAGCAGAATGCAATGCTTTGAGAAATTTAAGGCACCGCAATCTAGTTCCTATCCTTACTGCATGCTCAAGTATTGATTCAGAAGGAAATGATTTCAAAGCTCTAATATACGAATTCATGCCTAGAGGGGACTTACACAAAGTGCTATATTCAAATGGAGGTGATGAAAACTCTTCAAATTTAAACCACATTACGCTAGGTGAAAGGTTAAGCATTGTTGTGGATGTAGCAGATGCATTGGAGTATCTCCACCATAGTAACCAGGGGAGTATGGTTCATTGCGATTTGAAGCCAAGCAACATTCTTCTGGATGAGAACAAGACGGCTCATGTTGGAGACTTTGGACTTGCAAGGTTCAAAGTTGACCCAACAGCATTATCTCTTGGTAATTCAAACTCAACCTCTTCAATTGCAATAAAAGGAACcgttggatatgttgcacctg AATATGCAGGGGGTGGCGAAGTCTCGACTGCAGCAGATGTTTACAGCTTCGGAGTTGTTCTCCTCGAAATATTCATTCGAAAGAGGCCAACGGATGACATGTTCAAGGACGGACTGAGTATTGTAAGTTTTACAGAGATGAACTTCCCTGACAGGGTATTGGAGATTGTTGATCCTCAGCTGCTACAAGAATTGATCCTTGGTCAAGAAACTCAAAAAGCCATAGATGAAAAAGATGTTCAGTGTCTGACTTCTATGCTAAACATTGGGCTGTGTTGCACAAAGACATCCCCGAGTGAACGCAACAGCATGCAAGAGGTGGCTGCAAAGCTGCATGGTATCAAGGATGCGTATCTCAGGGTAAACTGA